From a single Coriobacteriaceae bacterium genomic region:
- a CDS encoding 6-phosphofructokinase, which translates to MLRIGLLTSGGDCQALNATMRGIVKTLMTNSEEPIEIYGFEDGYQGLIYSRFRVMTPADFSGILTRGGTILGTSRTPFKRLDIPEADGVEKVPAMVHTYHKLQLDCLFMLGGNGSTKTANRLREEGLNVIALPKTIDNDTWGTELTFGFTSAIDVATKCIDDIHTTASSHGRVFVIEIMGHKVGWIPLYAGVAGGADVILIPEIPYDMDNVIKTIEHRMETGSRFTIVAVAEGAISKEDAALSKKEYKKKLAERTSPSIVYDIAKEIEAKTGRETRVAIPGHTQRGGQPDAQDRIFATQCGVEAALGCLRGEFGYMIALRDGKMCHMPLEEVAGKLKYVDPQSDLVREAKALGISFGDE; encoded by the coding sequence ATGCTCAGGATCGGTCTTCTTACCAGTGGCGGCGACTGCCAGGCGCTCAACGCCACCATGCGCGGCATCGTCAAAACGCTTATGACCAATAGCGAAGAGCCTATTGAGATCTATGGTTTTGAGGACGGCTACCAGGGCCTTATCTACAGCCGGTTCCGCGTCATGACGCCCGCCGATTTTAGCGGCATCCTTACCCGTGGCGGCACCATCCTGGGCACGAGCCGTACGCCGTTCAAGCGCCTGGATATTCCCGAGGCCGACGGCGTCGAGAAGGTGCCCGCAATGGTCCACACCTATCACAAGCTGCAGCTCGACTGCCTGTTTATGCTGGGCGGCAACGGCTCCACCAAGACCGCCAACCGCCTGCGCGAAGAGGGCCTCAACGTTATCGCCCTGCCCAAGACCATCGATAACGACACCTGGGGCACCGAGTTGACGTTTGGCTTTACGAGCGCCATCGACGTCGCCACCAAGTGCATCGACGACATCCACACCACTGCCTCGAGTCACGGCCGCGTGTTTGTCATCGAGATCATGGGCCACAAGGTCGGCTGGATTCCGCTGTATGCCGGCGTCGCGGGCGGCGCGGACGTCATCCTGATTCCCGAAATCCCCTACGACATGGACAACGTCATCAAGACCATCGAGCATCGCATGGAGACCGGCAGCCGCTTTACCATCGTGGCCGTCGCCGAGGGCGCTATCTCCAAGGAGGACGCGGCGCTGTCCAAGAAGGAATACAAGAAGAAGCTTGCCGAGCGCACGAGCCCGTCAATCGTGTACGACATCGCCAAGGAGATCGAGGCCAAGACCGGTCGCGAGACCCGCGTCGCCATCCCCGGCCACACGCAGCGCGGCGGTCAGCCCGACGCCCAGGACCGCATCTTTGCGACCCAGTGCGGCGTCGAGGCGGCACTGGGCTGCCTGCGCGGCGAATTTGGCTACATGATCGCCCTGCGCGACGGCAAGATGTGCCACATGCCGCTCGAGGAGGTCGCCGGCAAGCTCAAGTATGTCGACCCCCAGAGCGATCTGGTGCGCGAGGCCAAGGCGTTGGGCATCAGCTTCGGCGACGAATAG
- a CDS encoding linear amide C-N hydrolase — protein sequence MKPRNIAIACGVAGVAVGLAAAAGIVYRKQIKSAASLKRLTGYADGYDLYAIDIAYDYDLDCIIAADVRDDQAYIDAVVAQVLPGVPAHVQAPQFACSAFVAVDAEGRVRTGRNYDFKDDTSALLVRNHPRNGYASIGFAALNNLGDNTPFDSVGGRAAALMGPFAQLDGVNECGVSIAVLTLDSKPCDQDTQRPVINTSLAIRLVLDRAATTQEAVDLLSAYDMHAMAGRDYHFFINDAAGDARVVEWDPRDPNRAFKATPVRQVTNFYACYGDEVLPDQKNDELGHGKERAVAIADVLDAHAGAQDEAVAWKTLRAAAQEPNPEDITSNTQWSVIFDNTEPAAAITLRRHWGDVDAFAL from the coding sequence ATGAAGCCACGTAACATTGCCATCGCCTGCGGTGTCGCGGGCGTCGCCGTCGGCCTTGCCGCTGCCGCCGGCATCGTTTACCGCAAGCAAATCAAATCCGCTGCGTCGCTCAAACGCTTGACCGGCTACGCGGATGGCTATGACCTGTACGCAATCGACATCGCCTACGACTACGACCTCGACTGCATCATCGCCGCCGATGTGCGCGACGACCAGGCCTACATCGATGCTGTGGTGGCACAGGTGTTGCCCGGCGTGCCAGCACATGTCCAGGCGCCCCAGTTTGCCTGCAGCGCTTTTGTCGCCGTAGATGCCGAAGGCCGCGTGCGCACCGGTCGCAATTACGACTTTAAGGACGACACCTCGGCGCTGCTGGTGCGCAATCACCCACGCAACGGCTATGCCTCCATCGGGTTTGCTGCCCTTAACAACCTGGGCGATAACACTCCGTTTGACTCCGTCGGCGGACGCGCCGCCGCACTCATGGGCCCGTTTGCCCAGCTCGACGGTGTTAACGAATGCGGCGTGTCCATTGCCGTACTCACTCTGGATTCCAAGCCCTGTGACCAGGACACGCAACGCCCCGTCATCAATACCTCGCTCGCCATCCGCCTGGTGCTCGACCGTGCCGCCACCACGCAAGAAGCTGTCGACCTGCTTTCCGCCTACGACATGCACGCCATGGCAGGACGCGATTACCACTTCTTTATCAACGACGCCGCCGGTGACGCGCGCGTAGTAGAGTGGGATCCGCGCGATCCGAACCGTGCTTTCAAAGCGACTCCCGTACGCCAGGTTACGAACTTCTACGCTTGCTATGGCGACGAAGTGCTGCCCGACCAAAAGAATGACGAGCTGGGCCATGGTAAAGAGCGCGCCGTCGCAATCGCCGATGTCCTTGACGCCCACGCCGGTGCCCAGGACGAGGCAGTCGCTTGGAAGACCCTTCGCGCCGCAGCCCAAGAGCCCAATCCGGAAGACATCACCAGCAATACGCAATGGTCGGTCATCTTTGACAATACCGAGCCCGCTGCCGCCATCACTCTGCGCCGCCACTGGGGCGACGTCGACGCCTTTGCGCTGTAA
- a CDS encoding helix-turn-helix domain-containing protein, with translation MDLAMAQRLVDRRKAAGLSQEALAAQLGVSRQAVSKWERSESSPDTDNLIALAALYGVPLDELLYGEAANDADDLENGSADTETADVADEAEDSAEHADCGDKPLVDISLARGIHVIDPNKGEEVHVGWSGIHVTNERKGEEVHVGPGGVHIDTLEDDGHSVRTNDDGTVTIDGETFSSWKEAHDKLDHHGKHFHTKVGRAWNKFPFPALVTLAYLVLGIVYGTWGMGLFLVFLVPVYYAIGDFIDRRHLSKLIEVIYPAAAIAWFLYMWLCLGQPHPAWIVLITIPIVKALMRWRRKQWKHRKQA, from the coding sequence ATGGATCTTGCGATGGCACAGCGCCTCGTCGATCGCCGTAAAGCTGCCGGCCTTTCTCAGGAGGCGCTTGCTGCCCAGCTGGGCGTAAGCCGCCAGGCTGTTAGTAAATGGGAGCGCAGCGAGTCCTCACCCGATACCGATAACCTCATTGCGCTCGCCGCGCTGTATGGCGTGCCGTTGGACGAGCTGCTATATGGGGAGGCGGCCAACGATGCCGACGACCTGGAGAACGGTAGCGCCGACACCGAGACGGCGGATGTGGCTGACGAGGCTGAGGATTCTGCCGAGCACGCCGATTGCGGCGACAAACCACTTGTCGACATTTCCCTCGCGCGCGGTATCCACGTCATTGATCCCAATAAAGGCGAGGAAGTCCATGTTGGCTGGAGCGGCATCCATGTGACCAATGAGCGCAAGGGCGAAGAGGTGCATGTGGGGCCGGGCGGCGTGCATATCGATACGCTTGAGGACGATGGACATAGCGTGCGCACCAATGACGACGGCACCGTCACCATCGACGGCGAGACGTTTTCCAGCTGGAAAGAAGCACACGACAAGCTCGACCATCATGGCAAGCATTTCCACACCAAGGTCGGACGTGCATGGAACAAATTCCCCTTCCCCGCACTTGTCACTCTTGCCTATCTGGTGCTCGGCATTGTCTACGGCACATGGGGCATGGGGCTTTTCCTCGTCTTTTTGGTTCCCGTCTACTACGCGATTGGTGACTTCATCGATCGACGCCACCTGTCTAAGCTGATCGAGGTCATCTACCCGGCAGCCGCCATCGCTTGGTTCCTCTACATGTGGCTCTGTTTGGGACAGCCCCATCCTGCATGGATCGTCCTCATCACGATTCCCATCGTAAAGGCGCTCATGCGCTGGCGCCGCAAACAATGGAAGCACCGCAAACAGGCCTAA
- the map gene encoding type I methionyl aminopeptidase: MYDNGPVPGRNDACWCGSGKKYKKCHSAFDERLERLWEEGWEVLPRTLYKTPADIEGIKRSAAINVGVLDYVGEHIAAGMTTNQIDQMIYDYTVEHGGTPADLHYEGYPKSVCTSINDVVCHGIPCDADVLHEGDIINVDCSTILDGYFSDSSRMFCIGEVSAERQRLVDVTRASVEAGLAAVKPWLPLSVMAEAVQKTVEDAGFSVVREYGGHGIGKEFHEDPFVGFTTEAPDVDTIMAPGMVFTIEPMVNAGAPDIKISKGDGWCVRTKDGSDSAQCEVQLVVTEDGYELLSW, from the coding sequence ATGTATGACAACGGACCCGTGCCCGGCCGCAACGACGCCTGCTGGTGCGGCAGCGGCAAAAAATATAAGAAATGTCACAGCGCCTTCGACGAGCGCCTCGAGCGCCTGTGGGAGGAGGGCTGGGAGGTTCTGCCCCGCACGCTCTACAAGACGCCCGCCGACATCGAGGGCATCAAGCGCTCGGCCGCCATCAACGTGGGTGTGCTCGACTACGTGGGCGAGCATATCGCCGCCGGTATGACCACCAACCAGATCGACCAGATGATCTACGACTATACCGTCGAGCACGGTGGCACGCCGGCCGACCTCCACTACGAGGGCTACCCCAAGAGCGTGTGCACCTCGATCAACGACGTGGTCTGCCACGGCATCCCCTGCGATGCGGACGTGTTGCACGAGGGCGACATCATCAACGTGGACTGCTCCACAATCCTAGACGGCTACTTTAGCGACTCGAGCCGCATGTTCTGCATCGGCGAGGTCTCGGCCGAGCGCCAGCGCCTAGTCGACGTCACCCGTGCCAGCGTGGAGGCGGGTCTGGCGGCCGTCAAGCCATGGCTGCCGTTGTCCGTTATGGCCGAGGCCGTGCAAAAGACCGTCGAGGACGCCGGCTTTAGCGTGGTGCGCGAGTACGGCGGACACGGCATCGGTAAGGAGTTCCACGAGGACCCGTTTGTGGGCTTTACCACCGAGGCGCCCGATGTGGACACCATCATGGCTCCGGGCATGGTCTTTACCATCGAGCCCATGGTCAACGCCGGGGCGCCCGACATCAAGATTAGCAAGGGCGACGGTTGGTGCGTGCGCACCAAGGACGGCAGCGATTCGGCCCAGTGCGAGGTACAGCTCGTGGTGACCGAGGACGGCTACGAGCTGCTGAGCTGGTAG
- the tnpA gene encoding IS200/IS605 family transposase — translation MAQKAYSLSHTKWMCKYHIVFTPKYRRKVIYSQIRSDIGEILRKLCEYKGIEIIEGHLMPDHVHVLLAIPPKYSVASVMGYLKGKSSLMIFDRHANLKYKFGNRKFWAEGYYVSTVGLNEATIAKYIREQESHDIALDKLSVKEYEDPFKRG, via the coding sequence ATGGCCCAGAAGGCCTACAGCCTTTCCCACACGAAGTGGATGTGCAAGTACCACATCGTGTTCACGCCGAAGTATAGGCGCAAAGTGATCTACAGCCAAATCAGGAGCGACATAGGGGAGATCCTCAGGAAGCTGTGCGAGTACAAGGGGATCGAGATAATCGAGGGGCACCTGATGCCCGACCACGTGCACGTGCTGCTGGCGATCCCGCCGAAGTACAGCGTCGCGAGCGTCATGGGCTACCTGAAGGGGAAGAGCTCGCTGATGATATTCGACAGGCACGCCAACCTCAAGTACAAGTTCGGCAACAGGAAGTTCTGGGCGGAGGGCTACTACGTGTCCACCGTCGGCCTGAACGAGGCGACGATCGCCAAGTACATCAGGGAGCAGGAGTCCCACGACATCGCGCTGGACAAGCTGAGCGTGAAGGAGTACGAGGACCCCTTCAAGAGGGGGTGA
- a CDS encoding alpha/beta fold hydrolase, which translates to MDFTVENAGTTIACREYAGPDVPSDAPALVCVHGACVDGVFFDGIARELSRDYRVIAYDRRGCGESGDAADGRYDLTVQAADLQAVIEHIGAPANVLAHSAGTLVALELLRTNPAVVSRVILHEPAVTDEGAGLGVAPVLLDMIAAGKVSRALRVFLGAIGDPDPEAPKTTEAEARHALRNGRCFMANEYGLAMTYAPEWDSVRASRAVAAVFLGELSIGTSREAGTRAAAEFLDCPLVTIPGAHNGLRDRPTAAVRAVRDVLELQRI; encoded by the coding sequence ATGGATTTTACGGTTGAGAATGCGGGCACCACGATTGCCTGTCGCGAGTATGCCGGCCCGGACGTGCCGTCCGACGCGCCTGCCCTGGTATGCGTGCACGGTGCCTGCGTCGACGGTGTCTTTTTTGACGGCATCGCCCGCGAGCTCAGCCGCGACTATCGCGTGATTGCCTACGACCGCCGCGGCTGCGGCGAGAGCGGCGATGCTGCGGACGGCCGCTACGACCTCACCGTTCAGGCAGCCGACCTGCAAGCCGTTATCGAGCACATCGGTGCTCCGGCAAACGTGCTCGCGCACAGCGCCGGTACGCTGGTGGCCCTGGAGCTTCTTCGTACAAACCCCGCCGTCGTCTCGCGTGTGATCCTTCATGAGCCCGCCGTTACGGACGAGGGCGCTGGTCTGGGCGTGGCCCCCGTTTTGCTTGACATGATTGCGGCGGGGAAGGTCTCGAGGGCATTGAGGGTCTTCTTGGGCGCCATCGGAGATCCGGACCCCGAGGCTCCCAAGACAACTGAGGCGGAAGCCAGACATGCCCTGCGCAACGGTCGTTGTTTCATGGCAAACGAATATGGGCTCGCCATGACCTATGCGCCCGAATGGGATAGCGTGCGTGCTTCGAGGGCCGTGGCGGCTGTGTTCCTGGGTGAGCTTTCGATTGGCACGTCCCGCGAGGCGGGCACGCGAGCAGCTGCAGAGTTCCTGGACTGCCCGCTCGTGACGATTCCCGGAGCGCATAACGGTCTTCGAGATCGCCCGACGGCAGCGGTTCGGGCCGTTCGCGATGTCCTGGAGCTCCAACGCATTTAA
- a CDS encoding D-2-hydroxyacid dehydrogenase — protein sequence MNILVLLPVNDRHRAILESSAPGEDFIYTSADAATHEQVADADVILGNIDPDMLTACEHLQLLQLQTAGYDDYLAAGTVPADAKLSCSIGAYGQAVSEHMFAMVLSMMKRLPGYHDLQREHRWEDLGPVTSLKNANVLVLGAGDIGGHFATLCRSMGAHVRGIKRHPLVYPIVFEDMDGMDALSERLAEADVVASFMPSTPETRGLANAEFFAAMKPGAFFANGGRGDLVVAEDLVAALESGHLAGAAVDVTDPEPLPAASPLWDAPNMLITPHVSGWFHLEATLNNVVDIAAENLRHLQAGETLRCWIEHQNHP from the coding sequence GTGAACATTCTGGTTTTGTTGCCCGTCAACGACCGTCATCGCGCAATTCTTGAGTCGAGCGCTCCGGGCGAAGACTTTATCTACACGAGCGCCGACGCCGCCACGCACGAGCAGGTCGCCGATGCCGACGTGATCCTGGGCAACATCGACCCTGACATGCTCACGGCATGCGAGCATCTCCAGCTGTTGCAATTGCAGACCGCCGGCTATGACGACTACCTTGCTGCTGGCACCGTGCCGGCTGACGCCAAGCTGTCTTGCTCGATCGGCGCCTACGGTCAGGCCGTAAGCGAGCACATGTTTGCCATGGTACTGTCAATGATGAAGCGCCTGCCCGGCTATCACGACTTGCAGCGCGAGCATCGCTGGGAGGATTTGGGGCCGGTTACCTCGCTCAAAAATGCCAACGTGCTGGTGCTGGGCGCAGGCGATATCGGCGGCCACTTTGCCACGCTCTGCCGCAGCATGGGCGCACACGTCCGCGGCATCAAGCGCCATCCGCTCGTCTACCCCATTGTATTTGAGGACATGGACGGCATGGATGCCCTGTCTGAGCGCCTGGCCGAGGCCGATGTCGTCGCATCCTTTATGCCCAGCACACCCGAGACCCGCGGCCTGGCGAACGCCGAGTTCTTCGCCGCGATGAAGCCGGGCGCCTTCTTTGCCAACGGCGGTCGCGGCGATCTTGTGGTCGCCGAGGACTTGGTTGCCGCTCTGGAGTCGGGACATCTCGCCGGCGCCGCGGTCGACGTCACCGACCCCGAGCCGCTGCCCGCCGCAAGCCCGCTGTGGGATGCGCCCAACATGCTCATCACGCCGCACGTCTCCGGTTGGTTCCACTTGGAGGCTACGCTCAACAATGTGGTCGACATTGCCGCAGAGAATCTGCGTCACCTGCAAGCCGGCGAAACTTTACGTTGTTGGATCGAACATCAGAACCACCCTTAA
- a CDS encoding ABC transporter ATP-binding protein, translating to MAYIEFKDVIKAYGEGDARIHALDGASFTVERGELAIILGASGAGKTTALNILGGMDTATSGTVTVDGRDVSSANEAQLVEYRRADVGFVFQFYNLVPNLTALENVELAAQICPDSLDAEQTLCQVGLGERLANFPAQLSGGEQQRVSIARALAKNPKLLLCDEPTGALDYKTGKQILQLLQDTCRKQGITVIIITHNSALAPMADRLIRFKNGRVESETVQQNPVPIETIEW from the coding sequence ATGGCTTATATCGAATTCAAAGACGTCATCAAGGCATACGGCGAGGGCGACGCCCGCATTCACGCACTCGACGGCGCGAGCTTTACGGTCGAGCGCGGCGAGCTCGCCATCATTTTGGGTGCTTCGGGTGCCGGCAAGACCACGGCGCTCAACATTCTGGGCGGCATGGATACGGCGACTTCCGGCACCGTGACGGTGGACGGGCGCGATGTGAGCTCCGCTAACGAGGCGCAGCTCGTGGAATACCGCCGCGCCGACGTCGGCTTTGTCTTCCAGTTCTACAATCTGGTCCCCAACCTGACGGCGCTCGAAAATGTTGAGCTTGCGGCGCAAATCTGCCCTGATTCGCTCGATGCCGAGCAAACGCTTTGCCAGGTTGGCTTGGGTGAGCGCCTCGCCAACTTCCCCGCGCAGCTTTCGGGCGGCGAGCAGCAGCGCGTGTCCATTGCCCGCGCACTGGCAAAGAACCCCAAGCTGCTTTTGTGCGACGAGCCCACGGGCGCACTTGACTATAAAACCGGCAAGCAGATCTTGCAGCTGCTGCAGGACACTTGCCGCAAGCAGGGCATTACGGTCATCATCATCACCCACAACTCCGCGCTGGCGCCCATGGCCGATCGCCTGATCCGCTTTAAGAACGGTCGCGTGGAGAGCGAGACGGTCCAGCAAAATCCCGTGCCTATCGAGACGATCGAGTGGTAG
- a CDS encoding radical SAM protein yields the protein MSTFLNASPIFGPVRSRRLGLSLGVNMMPASGKICTFDCIYCENGLNAERPCHEPYNTAAVVLDALEAKLCEMSAEGELPDVITFAGNGEPTAAPEFPQAIAGAVALRDELAPNTKIAVLSNGTRADRPEVHDALMMVDDNILKLDTVDPTFIQLLDQPVGPYDVEHQIETFASFDGHVIIQTIFLTGEYQGKSIDNTGEEYVGPWLAALERIRPQEATIYTVARETPVAGLAKAAPEVLDAIAARVQALGIPCQVSY from the coding sequence ATGTCTACGTTTTTAAATGCCAGCCCCATCTTTGGGCCCGTCCGCAGCCGTCGTCTTGGCCTCTCGCTCGGCGTCAACATGATGCCCGCCAGCGGCAAGATTTGCACCTTTGACTGCATCTACTGCGAGAACGGTCTCAACGCCGAGCGCCCCTGCCACGAGCCGTATAACACCGCTGCCGTGGTGCTCGACGCGCTCGAGGCCAAGCTGTGTGAGATGTCGGCCGAGGGCGAGCTGCCCGATGTGATCACGTTTGCCGGCAACGGCGAGCCCACCGCCGCGCCGGAGTTTCCCCAAGCGATTGCCGGTGCCGTTGCACTGCGCGACGAGCTCGCCCCGAACACCAAGATCGCCGTGCTCTCCAACGGCACGCGCGCCGATCGCCCCGAGGTGCACGATGCGCTCATGATGGTCGACGACAACATCCTCAAGCTTGATACCGTTGACCCGACATTTATCCAGCTGCTCGACCAGCCCGTCGGCCCGTACGACGTTGAACATCAGATCGAGACGTTCGCAAGCTTTGACGGCCACGTCATTATCCAGACGATCTTTTTGACGGGCGAGTACCAGGGTAAGTCCATCGACAACACCGGCGAGGAATACGTTGGTCCTTGGCTCGCAGCGCTTGAGCGCATTCGCCCGCAGGAAGCAACCATTTACACGGTGGCGCGCGAGACGCCGGTCGCCGGCCTTGCCAAGGCAGCACCCGAGGTGCTCGACGCCATCGCCGCACGCGTCCAAGCCCTCGGCATCCCCTGCCAAGTGAGCTACTAG
- a CDS encoding M18 family aminopeptidase: MTDQETPERAHVTADDIEAANDLIDFIEACPSMFHTAATIMAELDEAGFTYLPENAAWDIEPGGRYYTQRNTSSVVAFKVGEDLAATWGEDGVAGDYHFQLTASHSDSPTFKVKAVPELDGAGETLRLNTEAYGGMIDYTWFDRPLALAGRVLVREGDRIESRLLATEREVAIIPSLAIHMNRGVNEGFAPNRAVDLCPLISAGDLKQGDFDALIADELDVEPEQILGRDLFLVNRQDARIWGWADEFISTPKLDDLACAYTSLQAFLGAENAHDVSVFCCFDNEEVGSETKQGAMSTFLADALRRINGSLGFDDESYHRALAASMLVSCDNAHAVHPNHAEKCDARNQVVLNGGIVIKEAANQHYCTDAFSRAVVQAICDDADVPTQAFANKSDMAGGSTLGNLSNMQVSMHAVDVGLPQLAMHSSYETGGVRDVMYAIRALTAFYERNLTINGAESVEL, encoded by the coding sequence ATGACGGATCAGGAAACGCCCGAGCGCGCGCATGTGACGGCCGACGATATCGAGGCCGCCAACGACCTTATCGACTTTATCGAGGCATGCCCCAGCATGTTCCATACGGCGGCGACCATTATGGCCGAGCTCGACGAGGCGGGCTTTACCTACCTGCCCGAGAACGCGGCATGGGACATCGAGCCGGGCGGGCGTTATTACACGCAGCGCAACACCTCGAGTGTCGTTGCCTTTAAGGTGGGCGAGGACCTGGCTGCTACGTGGGGCGAGGACGGCGTTGCCGGCGACTATCATTTTCAGCTCACGGCGTCGCACAGCGACTCGCCGACGTTTAAGGTCAAGGCTGTGCCCGAGCTCGATGGCGCAGGTGAGACGTTGCGCCTGAACACCGAGGCCTACGGCGGCATGATCGACTACACCTGGTTCGATCGCCCGCTGGCGCTCGCGGGCCGCGTGTTGGTGCGCGAAGGCGACCGTATTGAGAGCCGCCTGCTTGCCACCGAGCGCGAGGTCGCTATTATCCCGAGCCTTGCCATCCATATGAATCGTGGCGTTAATGAGGGCTTTGCGCCCAACCGCGCCGTCGACCTGTGCCCGCTCATCAGCGCTGGTGACCTTAAGCAGGGCGACTTTGATGCTCTGATCGCCGACGAGCTGGATGTTGAGCCCGAGCAAATTCTGGGCCGCGATCTGTTCCTGGTCAATCGCCAGGATGCGCGCATTTGGGGCTGGGCCGACGAGTTTATTTCGACGCCCAAGCTCGACGATCTGGCCTGCGCCTACACCTCGCTGCAGGCATTTTTGGGTGCCGAGAACGCGCACGACGTTTCGGTCTTCTGCTGCTTTGATAACGAGGAGGTTGGCTCCGAGACCAAGCAGGGCGCCATGTCGACGTTCTTGGCCGATGCACTGCGCCGCATTAACGGCTCGCTGGGCTTTGACGACGAGTCGTACCATCGTGCACTTGCCGCATCGATGCTTGTAAGTTGCGACAATGCACATGCCGTGCACCCCAACCACGCCGAGAAGTGCGATGCTCGCAATCAGGTGGTGCTTAACGGCGGCATCGTCATCAAGGAAGCCGCCAACCAGCACTACTGCACCGATGCCTTTAGCCGCGCGGTGGTCCAGGCCATCTGCGATGACGCCGACGTGCCCACGCAGGCCTTCGCCAACAAGAGCGATATGGCCGGCGGCTCCACGCTCGGTAACCTGTCCAATATGCAGGTGAGCATGCATGCCGTGGACGTGGGCCTGCCGCAGCTTGCCATGCACTCGAGCTACGAGACCGGCGGCGTGCGCGACGTGATGTACGCCATCCGCGCCCTCACCGCCTTCTACGAGCGCAACCTAACCATCAACGGCGCCGAAAGCGTGGAGCTCTAA